One genomic window of Biomphalaria glabrata chromosome 9, xgBioGlab47.1, whole genome shotgun sequence includes the following:
- the LOC129928353 gene encoding uncharacterized protein LOC129928353, giving the protein MLLQVFPVLLLCLHNGLAAGEKLSRNEQEVTYRELRKVAETLEEFKDQPEDAELDRKRKDLLETLQTAASIFCKVVNAFKREITEEMQTEKRDFNSLLLDAKAVCQAATDGQGLLNAAQTFCSSDNVGKRETQSLNDLTDAHQVNRRGFLDVLLENAARIFCSVVNNFRRDLANFQEQSDEAESGR; this is encoded by the exons ATGCTTCTTCAAGTGTTTCCAGTTCTTCTCCTGTGTTTGCACAATGGCCTAGCCGCGGGAGAAAAGTTGAGTAGGAATGAGCAAGAAGTTACTTACAGGGAATTAAGAAAG GTGGCCGAAACGTTAGAAGAATTCAAAGATCAACCTGAAGATGCAGAGCTGGATAGAAAACGAAAAGATTTGTTGGAAACTCTACAAACTGCTGCCAGCATATTCTGTAAGGTGGTGAACGCttttaaaagggaaataaccgaGGAAATGCAAACAGAAAAAAGAGACTTTAACTCCCTTCTTCTAGATGCTAAGGCAGTCTGCCAAGCGGCAACTGATGGTCAAGGGTTGCTGAATGCTGCCCAAACATTTTGCAGCTCCGACAATGTAGGCAAACGAGAAACCCAAAGTCTGAATGATCTAACTGATGCGCACCAAGTGAACAGAAGAGGATTCTTGGATGTCTTGTTGGAGAACGCTGCTAGAATATTTTGTTCCGTGGTCAACAACTTCCGTAGAGATTTGGCCAATTTTCAAGAGCAAAGCGACGAGGCAGAGTCAGGAAGATAA